In Acanthopagrus latus isolate v.2019 chromosome 6, fAcaLat1.1, whole genome shotgun sequence, the genomic window CCCATTTGCATGGCCAGGGACAACAGACAAAACTAAGCTTTTGACAGGTTCATCATAGTACCTTCTGATATATGTAGCATATTGTAAAATGTTGTGCATTTATCTGGGGTTGGAGGTGGAATCTTGGCAGCAGGGAGGTTACCACACAAATCAGCCAATCCCTTGGCACCTACATGTGAACATACAGTTACAAGTACAGTGGCCAAAACGCATCAACCCCGCCTTCTCCAGGGCAACCCACACTGTCATTAGTGGCCCAGTTAACTGTAGAAATGGTTTACATGACATTGGACAAAAGTTTTGATCAGATTAATTTCATAAGATATCATGTGAACCTAAACAAAATATTACCTACCTACACGGTAGGTAGGTAACATATAGCCTAATTGAAGCTCTGGCAGGGATTTGCTGTTTTATGCGATTTTAAATACTGCGGTAGGTGCTGTATATGGATTACAAGTGTCCAAAACTTGCAGTTTTtcatatatctatatttttcttctttatggTGGCCATCTTATATTTGTGGCTTAAAAAAGGCAGAACATTGACAGGTTTGCACTGCAGTTCGACAGAGGCTCCAGTGTTTGTCCCACTGCCTTGCCTTCCAGGCTCCATGTTAGTCGCATGACTTAAAACTATGAGTTAGTTTAGGTTAAATGTGCTAACAGTGCCAAGTCAGATGTCAACAGTTAAACATCTCTctttaatgtctgttttgtacTGTAAAATTATGCACATGTGCGTTCTTTCAGGGGTTCATGTTTGTGCAGTCTGTGCTTGGCAAATTGCACCCTGAAGCTGACAATGTGTATTTTTGCACTAATGTGATGACTAAAGAACTGATCAGAGTTATATGCAATGTTTGGTTGTTGTTCTGTCTTAAGGTGAGTTCATTGCGCTGTTTGTTTACAATTTTGCAGCTGTCAGATGAGATAAGCTGTTTGCATATGCTGAGCATTTTGACTGTGAAAAGAAGGgttgcacattcaaaatattctcattttatttgGTCAAGTGCAATATACAAATGGTGGTCTATTTGACAGTGGACGCTATTTTTAAGATAAATGTTTCAgggaaaactgaaatgatgtaACATGTGAAAAACTAAACTCAGGAATGATCAGTCTTATGCATTTAAAACAgaccatgaaaagaaaaatgtttctcatCAATGAAGAAAGTTGTGTTACAGTTGTGGTAGTCAGGTTGACACATCGTAACCCGCTGGTAAATCagataacaaacacaaaacttgatGGTGACGCACTTGAGTTTAATCTGTGATCCGTTTTCACTCCGTATGAAACTCAAGTCATGTTGTGATGTATCAGATCAGTCTTACCCACTGCAGCATCCAATCAATAACTAAGGGGGTGTGTCGGCCGGTAAAATACTTGTGTCCTTGCTCATTGCTCCTCAGAGATCGCTCCTCTCCTCAGTCCTCGGAGCACAAATAATCAAATTGGGATGCTTTGCAAAATTATGGACAGGAACGATTTACGGTTCAAgcaaggaaaaaataaatacgaGAAATGAGAAGCACCTAAAGACTCTCCTAAGTAAGAATTGTGTCTTAGTGCACTCTACTGGATAAATAGCGCAACAACATAATTTCAAAGTCACAAGTAATTCTCCCTGCACTCTATTAGGAAAAATAACAGTTGGTGTCAATCAGCCAACTTTTGGCTGATAAGGATTATTCTCAGATAGCCTATAAACATCTGATTATATTGCGAGGCAGATTAATCAATTGGGCCCCATTTACAATACAGGATTtaatttaaatacaaattataCAAGAACCATGTAAAgtttaaaacatgttctgtCTCTTTACCTggaatgtatttatataatgtGCACTATAGTACAGTTATAGGGCGTGTTAAAAGTATCATGCATCTTAACTATTTATTTACGGATAATGCAAGTCTTAGTATATCTATAATGTACAACTGAACATGTAATTGTATGGAAAGGACTTTCAAGTACATTTACCACTGAGTACACTTGAATTAAGTATACTTAATATATACCATAAAGATGTATACATATTTTTAGTAATGTACTTAAACTGTACTATTTAAAGTGGTTCTTGGAGTTTACCAATAATAAATTGCTAATCAACTGACCAAGTGTGGGAATAAATTTGTGGAAAATTAAAGAGCTCTATAAGAGAATACAAAAATACTTTAAGTTGTtccaaaataacacattaaatatgCACAAAGATACAACAtagatatatttttatgtaatgtttaaaaaatgttgaaaacattaatgaaagGCAGGATGTAATTTACATTCACACTGTTGATCGTCCAGGAGGCTAACTTTGTGTCATCAGATCATCCAGAGGTAAGCATGTTTGAGTTGCAGATGGGGATCCTTGCAATTCTGTCAACAATTTTTGCCTTAGAAAATTCAGGAGATGGCAGATATGATGTCACTTTTTCAAAAGGCCGCTAATAGCTTTGATttcatcagaggagagaggagaaagattgTAGCCTCTCAGCTCAGGTTTTcctgtgaacaaacaaaaagacacaccaAAATTACCTTATTATTATCTGCCTTTCctccaaagaaaacatgaaggatTTCCCCCATTCCAACTGGTTTACCAGAGGAATCTGAAGTAAGACCCTTCCCCGTTTATTTTTCAAGTCAATCTTAGTGCTCTACTTCTGCTTTCAACATCTGTGGCCCTGGGAGACATTCAGTTTAATGACACATCCATATAAATTAAGGTCtatttaaaaattatttattttctgtccaaacATAAATTAGCAGAGACACTATTTCAGAGTAGACTACAAACATAATTTGGAAATTATGACGGACATTGTACCTGTTGTTCCTTTCAGCTTTCACACGGCCAAAAAGttacatttcaaaagaaaattgaTCCAATTGCCAGACATTTTAGAGGGAATACAAATGGCAAAGCCTGGAACATATCTTCACAGAGACTCAGGTGAATGCATAttgtctgctgtctgacttGAATAAGTATCCTGCCTAAGCAGAGTCAGCCAAAACACTGTAAAGTCTCCCCTCAGTGACCTCCTCTGCCCTCTTGTTAAAATGACCTTTTTGCTATTGAACATATTGCTAAGTGAGACAGGAAATAAGTTTTGCATTTGAGTACCAGCTGACACGCTTCccataaatgtattatttcgATCAATCAAAGCTTTTTTCGGCTACACTGGGCAGTACAGGTGTGATCAGATATAAATCTTGTTGACTTGCAGCAGCTGTTAATGTAGCCTATAAATCTGCACAACAAAAAGACTTGGGGACGCCACTGTGCCTCTGGATAttgttcattaaaaaagaaattcctACATGTCACTCTCCGTGACATCATCAAGTTGTTCTCTTAAATGTCTATTTTTGTAGTGGTAAACTATGTACAATTGGTAATTAGCAAACTTTAAATGTGCTTCAAATTCTCCTTGCCAGCAGCTCCTGACACAGACATTAGCGTTAATCTTTTAATTTAACTCTCAGGAAGTAGGTGATTGAGTTTATTCCCCAAAATATTaaacttctcctttaaattaGCATGTTGGCCAGTCGACCAACCAAAATACTTCTCATACCTTGCATCTCATTGAGACGATTGACTTTTGCTTTCAGTCCTTTGCGCAGGTCATTTATTTCCATGTCCAGCTGCTTTTGGTCTACAAATGAGAAAGTTAAAAGAGTTCAGGATGATCTCATATGTAGCAACAACATGTGTACAACCAATGTACTGATATTCACAGTTATAGCAGAAATCGTCCTATGATGATTAGATTTTACTAACTGATATATTTACCTTTCTGAATCATCTCCGTCATCTTCAACTTGGGAAATTTGATAAACACGCTTCCAAAACAAACCTTCACTTTCTCTGCAAATTACAGTAACATataaaaatacagcaacatcagcaaccatgattacatttacatttagggcatttagcagatgcttttgtccaaagcgacttacagtaattcatacattcatacactgatggcagtggctgccatgcaaggtgcaaatacacacatcagGAGCATGGACACTtagacatgcagaccaggggaattaGACCAGCGATTACAAGTATACATGACTTTTAACTGTCGTTTCCACTGTTAAATCAACGAGACAATTATGTTCATGACCATAGCCATTTGCAACAGCTGTGAGTGACAACTTCCTGTAATGAAAGGTCAGTCACCTGAATCTGACACTTCATTTTTCAGTGCGTTCAGTGCCTCTCTgttcctgtttctctttgtgtcaaGGTCCACTATCTGAAACATCAACAAAGAACAttagtataaaaaaaatcaaagatacCACAGATGCACAGCTGTGCTAGTCCTCTGGGTGAGGCAGCACAGGGCAAATCACAATAgatcaaaaaaacaatattacagCAGACACCAGGGTGCGACTGATACTGTTCTATTAACagtcacattaaaacaagaGGGAGTGAGCGATGTGTTTCGCACGTAGCTTCATCCATTACACTCTGTCAAACGTTAGTTCTTAAaatttacagcagctttcaaTTGATTACTAATTTGTAAAAgaatttcactgttaacaaaacAGTAGCATCTGACATGTTTCCCTCCACAGCCACTGGATTGGATCGCAGACAGTTTACTTCAGCTAAATTTACAGGTTATCATCAAATGAAGACACCTACTCAAGGAAAATGGTTTGTTTAGTATTATTTCATGTCTGATATTATTAAACAACAGCCTGGGAACTGTATTACTGCCATGGCCGTGGACTTCCAGGttgcatttttctgttcatctttAATATCGCTGCAAATTTTAGGCTGTAGATTGTGATGTTATCCTGCAACGTGCATTTTATCGTACGGTGTTAAGCTTATGTTACACAAGCTACCATTGCTTATGGTAGTGGCTCTCAActattatttagttatttatttagttatttgcCAGCACGAAAATgtggtcaaaataaataaatttcgTGAACCATGAGTCCACAGTTTAGCTCTTTAGCTTAGGTGCTAACATTGTCGACAGGTTTCCGTTAGCTGACACGTCAGTCAACTTCGAAGTATAAACATCTTATTCTTCTAAGATCGTTTTTAGTTACTTGCTGTTTTGTCGTGAGAACATCTTCAGCTGCTACCTCCACTTCAGTCAAATATTCCAAAACTCGCTTGGATTCACCGTCCATGACGGCTGTGTCGCAATGAAAATGCGTCCGGTCTGAAACAACGACTGGAAACCCAAAAGGCCGGCCTGGAGACACACGATAAAAATACCCGCTATAGCAGTTACCGCAATAGATGTTACTTCATCTTCTCgtgtttttgcacaaaatgGATCAAGTAATGTTATTGATATTTAGCCTACTATGTAAGCATACAAAGATACACCGGCGAGTCAGTATAAATATACTGTTCTATTTACTGTTCTTCTTTGATAGCAACACGTTTCTTTCTCTATTATTGAAAGCTGGAAATTCAGCAGACATAATTGTTTTGCTCTGGATTTTGGCAACTTAGttcctttaacattttattatgtgAAGAGCTAGAATATTCCTTATTattcttgcttttttttaaacctacaTAAGCCGGTCTGTAATTTAAATAGGTGTAGCTACACAAAGATCCAATATTTCGAGGCTGCAAAAGGAGACCGAAACTTTCAAAATAGTtgtatgtttattatgtttCCTAAAGGGGAGTTTTGAATTCACAAATCCCTCAGGTTTCCCTTTCTACAAACCTATAGGCCTAGCGTCACACATTCACTCTCTCTCATTTCGTTTGGCCATACTGGCATTTTTCTGACAATGGTCACCTGTCATTGGTTATCATATAAGTAAATTATAACTGAAAAAACCTCCCGTCCTTCTCAAAATTGCTCCAGCTCTGTTCAGTTGCATGCAGGCCCTGAGTGAACAGCAATATAGGACTATGGAGagaattttgttcctttattattcaatcaaataaaatagatttgaaaccaaaaaaagagatttgagagcaaaaaagagtAAGTGGCAATCATCGAAAACAGAATAGGTTGAATAGATCGAAACAGAATAggttgcaattgaaaaaaaaagagagaacatatttctttaataactttaatcaaaactaatgtttgtaagtaaaaacatatgatcattttgcttataaatcagtcctctttgctttcaaGATAAAAACCTCTGCttgcaaatcagtcctctttgcttgcaAGTTCTAAAGTTTTGCTTGCGAATTCAACTGCACTTGAGCACAAGGTAGAAGTGTGTGTCATGCGGAAGACGTAGCTGGCGCTGGAGCTGggtcaaaccaaccaatagaAACTCTTCTCTCATCCACCAGCATAGGCCCCGCCCATCAAGTGCAACTTTAGAACTtgcaagcaaagaggactgatttgcaagcaaaatggtcatatgtttttaattaaacattagttttgattaaagttgaagaaatatgttctATATATTATAACGTATAATATacgtatatttttttttcaattgcaacATATTCTGTttagatctaaaaaaaaaaaagaaaaaaaaaaaaaagattgccaCTTACACTTTTTTGCTCTCATACcccttttttggtttcaaatctattttatgtgattgaataataaaggaacaaaattctCTCCATAGAAGCCCTGTCACTACATTTGTAGGATGTTGCTTTGGAGGCATGCCAGTATGACTATTGCTTCATGTTTGTAGTGGTCATCTCTCAACAAATCTCAACAGTTCAGTTGTCTTAAAGAATGCAGTTGGCATCCttcattattttcctcctcttcttcactaCCTTTCCCTCCATGCCTGGCGCGATGCTGCCACCATCAGGTTTAGTTTTGGGGAtagtgtgtttctgctgtggtGTTTGCTTTAAGTTCACACTACTGAACAAACAACCAACACAAAGAACTGACAATACTGTAATGCCATATGAATTATGTAACTGTTGTATGTCCACAAATCTCAAGAAATCAGTGAAGAAGCAACAGAGGACTGGTACCACACCACATTATTTCTACATCTTTTTCTAATGACTTTAAAGAGTTACAGACATTAATTGTTccacacattttaataactttaataatGAAGTTACGTTTTtgacaaaccaaaacagaaccACTAAATAAAACTGGTGGTGTTTCATATAAACTTTCATATAAATACCCACATGCTGGGTTATTAACAGTGTATATGAACATTCACTGTTACATTAACTTAACTTAGTGCAATTAAAGCATTCAAttgaacataaaaacataactaCAATTagctgagaaagaaagaaaatggcaaaatatAACATCTAGTAGTGGAAAAAATACAATCTTACTACACTTTCtgtcaaaatattcaaatgaggAAAACTgataatatcaaaatatttgataACTGTATCTGTGTCATACAGATCACACAGTACACAAGTTGCTGTTATGTTACTAATTCAACCTGTCGACTGTTTGTAGGAGAATTTTTGGTTCCAGGTAAATTGTCCATTATTGCAGTGACAGCATCTGGTTTAATTTCCCATTCCTTGAGCTCCGCTGTTCTCCTCCGCTCAGCTCCTCGTCTTTTACATTCAGAGCCACTCCGTCTTTTCTGTGATCCAACTTGATGTCTTTCTAATCCACCTCTTCTCTGCTCTGAGCCACTCCTCATCCTACAACCCCCTGTCCTGTAGTTGTACATATCCCCCGATGCTTCCAAACTCTCCCTTCCAGCCCCAACACTCGAGTCCCTGGCAGTGGATTTAGGCTTTGTGTTAGCACCTTTAACAGGGTTGCGAATGTTTCCCAAGGCCTGCATCCTCCTCAGATGGGTGTTGGTCCTGACAGGGCTGCTGAACCCCTGAGTCTGTGATGTGTGGCTCCTGTCTGAGGAGTGCACCCGGCTCTCACTGTGGCTCCTTCTTTGGAGCGATGTGGGCCCATTGCACTCCAATGTGGGACTCTGTCTGGAATGACGATTGTGGCAGTGGGTGGAGCGGCTGCCCAATGGGCTAATGGTAGAGTAGTGGATGCGGCATAGGGTGCAGGCACAGCCGGAGAGCAGGGCAGAGTGACTGGCCAGAGACGAGAAGAAGGTGAGGGGAAAGGCACGCTGACACTGGAGGATGCATTTGGGAGAGCTGAGGCGTGACGAGGCATCAGCAGGTGACCTGTGGCAGCTGGATACAAcatctgacttcctgttctcctcctggGAGGTCTGAATCTGGTGCCACTCCAACTGAAGCAGCCTTTCAAGGTACCTTTCCAAAGGCCCCACAGGCCTGGGTCGAGTGGTCCCATGGCCCTCCATGTTGTAAAAGATAGCGAGCTGACTGAGGCTCCAGGAGTTAAAAGGTGGAGGAAGACAATCTGGGTGGTCAAAGCCACTGTGGCGGCCTCCTCTGGGCTTCTGGTTGCATGAAGAACAGTCTTCAGCCTCGATAACCTCTGGCCTCAGCTCAAGCTGTGGTAGAGCCAGACGAGAAGGCGACATAGTGAGTCTCTCTGACACAGATAAGTCAGTGTCACTGTCACATTCTCCATGGTCACTCACATTCTCTACCACTGGGTTTGGTGACAGTCTGTCCAGCAGATCAGGACTTGAATCAGTCAGGTGGTGGCAAGGAAAAGCTGATGAATGTCTGTTCCTTCTGAAACCTGTGTTCTTTTGTTCCCTGTGATGAGCAGCCAGCTGCACCTTTAACTCCATCCTGCTCAGTGCATGGGACAGTGGGTGGGACATTGACTCTGTGGCCCCCTCAGCACTAGAGAGAAAGGTAAATGATACTGTCATAGCATCCAGGTAACACAGAATGGATAGAAATATACACAACCAGCAATCTCACCTGTGTTCAGGAGTGCTGCGTTTGGCTGAGGTAGTGCTAGGCTTGTGCTTCCTTCCTTGATGCAGCCTCTGTGATCACAAACAGTCACTTATTCTTTATACACATCAGTATGGTACCTGTACATTAATGCTGCAATTTGTCATAGTTTGTATTCTATTTTGACAATTAAATGAATCGTttttatatatgaatatatgacaATTGAGGAAAAATTACCATTTCCCAGGGCTCAGGGTGACGTCTTCAATTTACTTAATCAATTTACACTCAAAACATAATATgcctaaaaacatttttggatttaTGTAATTCAT contains:
- the LOC119021931 gene encoding uncharacterized protein LOC119021931 isoform X1, whose translation is MKSPHARLIGAFCFVGMGTILQGRMPQQRLERVSIRERDWKKTVSWSNSRPNVASNKMGRRQSQKKSPQPECTMPSQENNNEKRLHQGRKHKPSTTSAKRSTPEHSAEGATESMSHPLSHALSRMELKVQLAAHHREQKNTGFRRNRHSSAFPCHHLTDSSPDLLDRLSPNPVVENVSDHGECDSDTDLSVSERLTMSPSRLALPQLELRPEVIEAEDCSSCNQKPRGGRHSGFDHPDCLPPPFNSWSLSQLAIFYNMEGHGTTRPRPVGPLERYLERLLQLEWHQIQTSQEENRKSDVVSSCHRSPADASSRLSSPKCILQCQRAFPLTFFSSLASHSALLSGCACTLCRIHYSTISPLGSRSTHCHNRHSRQSPTLECNGPTSLQRRSHSESRVHSSDRSHTSQTQGFSSPVRTNTHLRRMQALGNIRNPVKGANTKPKSTARDSSVGAGRESLEASGDMYNYRTGGCRMRSGSEQRRGGLERHQVGSQKRRSGSECKRRGAERRRTAELKEWEIKPDAVTAIMDNLPGTKNSPTNSRQVELVT
- the pdrg1 gene encoding p53 and DNA damage-regulated protein 1; amino-acid sequence: MDGESKRVLEYLTEVEVAAEDVLTTKQQIVDLDTKRNRNREALNALKNEVSDSEKVKVCFGSVFIKFPKLKMTEMIQKDQKQLDMEINDLRKGLKAKVNRLNEMQGKPELRGYNLSPLSSDEIKAISGLLKK
- the LOC119021931 gene encoding uncharacterized protein LOC119021931 isoform X2, translating into MKSPHARLIGAFCFVGMGTILQGRMPQQRLERVSIRERDWKKTVSWSNSRPNVASNKMGRRQSQKKSPQPECTMPSQENNNEKRLHQGRKHKPSTTSAKRSTPEHSAEGATESMSHPLSHALSRMELKVQLAAHHREQKNTGFRRNRHSSAFPCHHLTDSSPDLLDRLSPNPVVENLELRPEVIEAEDCSSCNQKPRGGRHSGFDHPDCLPPPFNSWSLSQLAIFYNMEGHGTTRPRPVGPLERYLERLLQLEWHQIQTSQEENRKSDVVSSCHRSPADASSRLSSPKCILQCQRAFPLTFFSSLASHSALLSGCACTLCRIHYSTISPLGSRSTHCHNRHSRQSPTLECNGPTSLQRRSHSESRVHSSDRSHTSQTQGFSSPVRTNTHLRRMQALGNIRNPVKGANTKPKSTARDSSVGAGRESLEASGDMYNYRTGGCRMRSGSEQRRGGLERHQVGSQKRRSGSECKRRGAERRRTAELKEWEIKPDAVTAIMDNLPGTKNSPTNSRQVELVT